Proteins co-encoded in one Acinetobacter lwoffii genomic window:
- a CDS encoding 1-acyl-sn-glycerol-3-phosphate acyltransferase — protein MAQTRFPQLPPHVPARGSKLSRTFFRQLFLGQGWRLEGEFPDLPKAVAIISPHTSNIDAWLGFNALLGLGIQITIFGKDSLFRTPLKPVLEWIGVVPVVRDSPQGHTRQIVEIIEKSEQIWVGMAPEGSRKAPDKIRSGFYPIARAAHLPIVMFSFDYDIKTIHILGVYHLTGDYEYDLEQIYQHYQGKFSAKNPDWVAKPLQKLLKKD, from the coding sequence ATGGCCCAGACACGTTTCCCCCAACTCCCGCCGCATGTACCAGCCCGCGGCAGCAAGCTGAGCCGGACTTTTTTCAGGCAGCTTTTTTTGGGCCAAGGCTGGCGTCTGGAAGGTGAATTTCCAGACTTACCTAAAGCAGTCGCGATTATTTCTCCGCATACTTCAAATATTGATGCCTGGCTGGGTTTTAATGCGCTGCTTGGTCTCGGTATTCAGATTACGATTTTTGGTAAAGACAGCCTGTTTCGCACACCACTAAAACCGGTTCTGGAATGGATTGGCGTCGTTCCGGTCGTCCGAGATAGTCCACAAGGTCATACCCGACAAATTGTCGAGATTATTGAAAAATCAGAACAGATCTGGGTCGGTATGGCACCGGAAGGTTCACGTAAGGCACCGGATAAAATTCGCAGCGGTTTTTATCCTATTGCCAGAGCAGCCCATTTGCCGATTGTGATGTTTTCCTTTGATTATGATATCAAGACCATTCATATCCTGGGCGTATACCATCTGACCGGTGATTATGAATACGACCTGGAACAGATTTATCAGCATTATCAAGGTAAATTCTCGGCCAAAAATCCGGACTGGGTGGCCAAGCCGTTACAAAAGCTTTTGAAAAAAGACTAG